One window of the Ananas comosus cultivar F153 linkage group 21, ASM154086v1, whole genome shotgun sequence genome contains the following:
- the LOC109726626 gene encoding WD repeat-containing protein YMR102C-like encodes MLSPNEPKVEGEDIFYDAFDNIRISIDSSSSEDGTFGHKEGELRKFDYSLWTGELMSVQERRSRFITEVGFDGLLTTAMSHLSHREEGTSGRYSEAMESERITSSSGAVLDSSSSDQEVAKDCAHCIRDLDSGKRFIVHDDGGKQGLISMFKEGGSENFMNMKEFETLIGLSRSFLKFLRRELPHKGQRNKGCSNALKKNPKRWWRNFSKRRHAPRTCVSDILPKITSVNRFTRVSHQRKKYREFTALYMGQEIQAHKGLIRAMQFSPSGWYLASGGEDCIVRIWQIREAESCCKSFTSEVSYKSIDGVKDVRIMLGKDGNSAPVVIPKRVVEIEETPLHEFQGHKSDILDISWSKTDRLLTSSKDKTVRMWKVGCDGCLAIFQHKDYVTSVQFNPADERYFISGSIDGKVRVWDVLENRVIDWVDIRDVVTAVCYRPDGEGFVVGSITGNCRFYDYSGENLELDTQHCINKKKSAGNRITGLQFASDDSERVMITSADSKIRLFDGVNVIKKFKGLRKAKTLSPASFTPDGRYIISVGNDSHVYIWNSDGSTSPCSKVDESINTRSLIKPSSKGPKSIDSFESFVSKGVSLAAAWPGVDKKAGNDRSKSSFDPSSIPKRILEPSTLLRDPDCLSLGAWLFSNGLLRGTATWPEEKLPPPSDLSSMADDCSLPHRCLASMSASWNSVIATASDDGIIRAFHNYGLPVRL; translated from the exons ATGCTGAGCCCCAATGAACCCAAGGTTGAAGGAGAGGATATATTCTATGATGCATTTGACAATATCAGAATTTCCATCGACTCTTCGTCATCAGAGGACGGTACTTTCGGCCACAAAGAAGGAGAGCTAAGGAAATTTGATTATTCATTATGGACAGGGGAGTTGATGAGTGTTCAGGAACGAAGAAGCAGATTCATTACTGAAGTGGGATTTGATGGACTTTTGACTACTGCAATGAGCCATTTATCACATAGAGAAGAGGGTACAAGTGGTAGGTATTCAGAAGCCATGGAGTCCGAGAGAATTACAAGCAGCAGTGGTGCTGTCTTGGATTCATCTTCTTCTGACCAAGAGGTAGCGAAGGATTGTGCCCACTGTATAAGGGATCTCGACAGTGGGAAGAGATTCATTGTTCATGATGATGGCGGCAAGCAAGGATTAATTAGCATGTTTAAAGAGGGTGGTTCTGAAAATTTTATGAACATGAAAGAATTTGAAACCTTAATTGGGCTCTCACGTTCTTTCCTGAAGTTCTTGAGGAGAGAACTTCCTCACAAAGGACAAAGAAACAAAGGATGCTCCAATGCTCTGAAAAAGAACCCCAAACGATGGTGGAGGAACTTTTCAAAGAGGAGGCATGCACCTCGAACATGTGTTTCCGATATTCTGCCTAAGATCACGTCAGTGAATCGTTTCACGAGAGTTAGCCATCAGAGGAAGAAGTACAGAGAATTCACCGCCCTCTACATGGGCCAAGAAATTCAGGCCCATAAGGGTTTGATTAGAGCTATGCAGTTCAGTCCATCTGGATGGTATTTAGCAAGTGGCGGTGAGGATTGCATCGTGCGAATATGGCAGATTAGAGAAGCAGAATCATGCTGTAAATCATTTACTTCAGAGGTATCTTACAAATCTATTGATGGAGTTAAAGATGTTAGGATAATGCTTGGAAAAGATGGAAATTCTGCTCCTGTTGTTATTCCCAAGAGGGTTGTCGAGATTGAAGAGACTCCATTGCACGAGTTCCAGGGGCACAAAAGTGATATCTTGGATATATCCTGGTCTAAGACTGAT CGTCTCCTGACATCATCTAAGGACAAAACTGTGCGTATGTGGAAAGTTGGTTGTGATGGCTGCCTTGCAATCTTCCAGCACAAGGATTACG TGACGAGCGTTCAGTTCAATCCTGCTGATGAAAGATACTTCATCAGTGGTTCTATTGACGGAAAAGTTCGAGTGTGGGATGTCCTAGAGAATCGGGTCATTGATTGGGTTGATATTCGGGATGTGGTAACTGCTGTGTGCTATCGACCAGATGGAGAG GGTTTTGTTGTAGGTTCTATCACTGGAAATTGCCGCTTCTACGACTACTCGG GTGAAAATTTGGAGCTGGACACACAACACTGtattaataaaaagaaatcTGCTGGCAACCGAATTACTGGCCTGCAg TTCGCATCAGATGATTCTGAGAGAGTAATGATCACATCCGCTGACTCGAAGATTCGACTATTTGATGGGGTCAATgtcataaaaaaattcaaag GTCTCCGAAAAGCCAAGACTCTTTCGCCTGCGTCATTTACACCGGACGGCAGATATATAATCTCGGTCGGCAATGATTCCCATGTTTACATATGGAACTCAGATGGATCTACGAGCCCCTGTTCCAAAGTAGACGAATCAATTAATACACGCAGCTTGATCAAACCTTCGTCGAAGGGACCCAAATCAATTGATTCGTTCGAATCCTTCGTCTCCAAAGGTGTTTCATTAGCAGCTGCGTGGCCTGGAGTGGACAAAAAAGCGGGAAACGACCGAAGCAAAAGCTCCTTTGATCCATCCTCCATCCCGAAGAGAATCTTAGAGCCGTCGACCTTGCTCCGAGACCCGGACTGCTTGTCCCTCGGTGCTTGGCTATTTTCCAACGGCCTGTTGAGGGGAACCGCGACATGGCCGGAGGAGAAGCTTCCTCCGCCGTCTGATTTGTCGTCGATGGCCGACGATTGCAGCCTTCCCCATCGGTGTCTTGCTTCTATGTCGGCGTCGTGGAACAGCGTCATAGCGACTGCGAGTGACGATGGGATTATCAGGGCTTTCCATAACTACGGATTGCCCGTTAGGTTGTGA
- the LOC109726363 gene encoding protein MKS1-like yields the protein HSQDSPPAYRSAKPSRGWSLQAPRPSPLKVSKDSYKIAKKPPLFPNPHPYLPLPPPHQHQQHQHQQPLQFQIQSQIQNQHHHRSPVIIYAVSPKVIHTTPSDFMSLVQRLTGNSLDTSSSSSYSSTAAAAAPSTTAAAAAEAEATTTLLLSPAAAAAASPRPLHHRQQYMLQQQQDEGGADVELLTGRTAAAGGMGTNSSSCFFPGILSPGPASLQPISPSLFLASPSLGFDPSVLGYLGDLSPVLSGMVLASPGNSQHLLSTPTIPSPGAFWDLLNHFPDPF from the coding sequence cacagcCAGGATAGTCCTCCCGCGTACCGGAGTGCGAAACCGTCCCGCGGCTGGAGTCTGCAGGCCCCCCGCCCCTCCCCTCTCAAGGTCAGCAAGGACTCCTACAAGATCGCCAAAAAGCCCCCTCTCTTCCCCAACCCCCACCCctatctccctctccctcctcctcaccAACATCAACAACATCAACACCAACAACCTCTCCAATTCCAAATCCAAAGCCAAATCCAAAACCAACACCATCATCGATCGCCCGTGATCATCTACGCCGTGTCGCCCAAGGTCATCCACACCACCCCCTCCGACTTCATGTCCCTCGTCCAGCGCCTCACCGGCAACTCCCTCGacacttcttcttcctcttcttatTCCTCcaccgcagcagcagcagctccgTCGACgactgcagcagcagcagcagaagcagaagccacCACGACCCTCCTCCTctcgcccgccgccgccgccgcagcgtcTCCGCGGCCGCTGCATCATCGGCAGCAATATAtgttgcagcagcagcaggacgAGGGGGGTGCGGACGTCGAATTGCTGACGGggcggacggcggcggcgggggggatGGGGACGAACTCGTCGTCCTGCTTCTTCCCCGGAATCCTGTCGCCGGGGCCGGCGTCGCTGCAGCCGATATCGCCGAGCTTGTTCCTGGCGTCGCCCTCGCTGGGCTTCGACCCCAGCGTGCTCGGCTACCTCGGCGACCTCAGCCCCGTCCTCAGCGGCATGGTGCTCGCCAGCCCCGGAAACAGCCAGCACCTGCTCTCCACCCCCACCATCCCCTCCCCAGGTGCCTTCTGGGATCTCCTCAATCACTTCCCCGATCCCTTTTAG
- the LOC109726729 gene encoding succinate dehydrogenase subunit 5, mitochondrial: MATMLRSSSSSSLVRRLMTLSRASYSLIATAASASHSNAVARSPFSRPSPSIARPISDYNYPFPWGFKRLFSSNPSHLPTIADPDIEVAFKDLLAMSWDEIPDSVLEEAKKALSKNTDDKAGQEALKNVLRAAEACVEFGGVLVSLRMALDDLCGLSGENVGPLPGYIEDAVKAAYKRYMTYLDSFGPDELYLRKKVETELGTKMIHLKMRCSGIGSEWGKVSLIGTSGLSGSYVEMRS; this comes from the exons ATGGCGACGATgctccgctcctcctcctcatcctccctCGTGCGGAGGCTGATGACGCTCTCGCGTGCGAGCTATTCGTTGATCGCCACAGCCGCATCCGCTTCACACTCCAACGCCGTCGCCCGATCCCCTTTCTCTCGCCCTAGCCCCTCCATCGCTCGCCCTATCTCAG ATTACAATTATCCTTTTCCATGGGGTTTTAAGCGCTTGTTTAGTTCAAATCCTAGCCACTTGCCCACCATTGCTGACCCCGACATAGAAGTGGCATTCAAGGATTTATTGGCTATGAGTTGGGATGAAATTCCGGATTCCGTATTGGAGGAGGCAAAGAAGGCACTATCTAAGAATACCGATGATAAGGCCGGTCAAGAGGCTCTGAAGAATGTCTTAAGAGCAGCTGAGGCTTGTGTCGAATTTGGGGGTGTGCTGGTATCCCTGAGAATGGCTCTTGATGATCTTTGTGGCCTAAGTGGAGAG AATGTGGGTCCTTTGCCTGGTTATATAGAAGATGCCGTAAAAGCTGCATATAAACGTTACATGACCTACCTGGATTCCTTTGGTCCAGATGAGCTTTATTTGAGGAAAAAGGTTGAAACAGAGTTGGGGACAAAAATGATTCATTTGAAAATGAGATGCAGTGGCATTGGATCCGAATGGGGGAAG GTTTCACTTATTGGCACGTCAGGGCTTTCCGGATCCTATGTTGAGATGAGATCTTAA